CTCCCCCTGCTGTCATCGCTTCGATCATCGCCGTTAGCGCGATCGCATCGCTCTTTCTCGCGTGGCTTGTCTATTACCACCCTCCGGTCGACGTAGCAGGCACTCATCTCGCCTTCCTTCCCGCGCTCGACGCCGTCCTCAACGCCCTCTGCGCCGTCTTCCTCGTCATCGGATATCGTTTCATCCGCCGCCGTCAGATCACCGCACACCGCAACAGCATGTTCGGCGCCTTCATCGTGTCGAGCGTCTTCCTCGTCGCCTACATCGCCAACCACGTCCTCCACGGCGACATGCTCTTTCCCAAGGCTTATCCCACAGCACGCTTTATCTATCTCTGGATCCTGCTGACGCCGCACATTCTTCTCGCGATCATCTGCCTGCCCA
The Edaphobacter lichenicola genome window above contains:
- a CDS encoding DUF420 domain-containing protein translates to MPSSTQQVNPEYRTPPAVIASIIAVSAIASLFLAWLVYYHPPVDVAGTHLAFLPALDAVLNALCAVFLVIGYRFIRRRQITAHRNSMFGAFIVSSVFLVAYIANHVLHGDMLFPKAYPTARFIYLWILLTPHILLAIICLPMILITFFLSLTGRFPAHRRLARWTYPIWLYVSVSGVIVYAMLAAYR